From one Culex quinquefasciatus strain JHB chromosome 3, VPISU_Cqui_1.0_pri_paternal, whole genome shotgun sequence genomic stretch:
- the LOC119769817 gene encoding SLIT and NTRK-like protein 6: protein MQLRDLLTLSVGFINPNEVLWELQCSTGWLNICELKYATLTDDVTGQGLLLPATNLRMTDGWIPEFDTKMAQLLRPETHTLVILNCYVRLFVIREMLRVLILDGNRVEKIDIFESGSLFEIQFLSAENNQLTDLSFVTRLGKLESLGVNGNKLEVLKMHWFKNLRNLNILNLSSNKIKTIESAQMQSLPIEHLLLEHNLLTEFNTKHWQAHNLSYLSLEHNQLQSINTLQLSRSFPALSSIDYDDNPWNCGRLESLQFNLKTNMVKNYSQSLVQCKDNESVHTISLKMPELIDKSEEKLNNLERTVGQLIEVHAESRKISAIQRKFSKMQILLLQIGEGVSKLQKKYDLLRASVDWFDFYDKLNY, encoded by the exons ATGCAGTTGAGAGATCT GTTGACACTCTCCGTCGGCTTCATCAACCCCAACGAAGTCCTTTGGGAACTCCAGTGCAGCACGGGATGGCTGAACATCTGCGAGCTGAAGTACGCCACCCTGACCGATGATGTCACCGGGCAAGGGTTGCTGCTTCCGGCGACCAACCTGCGCATGACCGACGGCTGGATACCGGAGTTCGACACCAAGATGGCCCAGCTGCTTCGGCCGGAAACCCACACGCTGGTGATCCTTAACTGCTACGTGCGACTGTTTGTGATACGGGAAATGCTCCGGGTGTTGATTTTAGACGGGAATAGAGTggaaaaaattgacatttttgaatcgGGTAGCCTGTTTGAGATTCAGTTCTTGAGTGCTGAGAATAACCAACTGACGGATCTTTCGTTTGTGACCAGGCTGGGCAAGTTGGAATCGCTGGGTGTGAACGGGAACAAGTTGGAAGTTTTGAAAATGCACTGGTTCAAAAATTTACGCAATTTAAATATTCTCAACTTGAGTTCCAACAAGATTAAAACGATAGAGTCAGCGCAAATGCAAAGCCTTCCAATTGAACACTTGCTTCTCGAGCATAACCTGCTAACTGAGTTCAACACTAAACATTGGCAAGCTCATAATCTATCCTACTTAAGCTTGGAGCACAACCAGCTTCAATCTATAAACACCTTGCAGTTGAGCAGATCATTTCCAGCGTTGAGTAGCATCGACTACGACGACAATCCCTGGAATTGTGGTCGATTGGAGTCGCTTCAATTTAACCTAAAAACAAATATGGTGAAGAACTATAGTCAAAGCTTAGTACAGTGCAAGGACAACGAGAGCGTTCACACAATTTCACTTAAAATGCCGGAACTGATCGATAAGTCCGAAGAAAAGCTGAACAATCTAGAAAGAACAGTTGGGCAATTGATTGAAGTTCATGCTGAGTCTAGGAAAATATCtgcaattcaaagaaaatttagtaaaatgcaAATCTTACTTTTACAAATAGGAGAAGGAGTTTCTAAACTTCAGAAAAAATATGACTTGTTGAGAGCAAGTGTTGACTGGTTTGATTTCTATGATAAACTtaattattga
- the LOC6054427 gene encoding leucine-rich repeat-containing protein 40 — MELIHLLFLTTRFAVRQDVVWDIRCNTGSPNICELIDVTLTADIADLRTFFPATNLRMIDGWIPVFDATMAGMLRKETKVLVIMRCYVQYFVVREMLKVLILTSNAIRNVRLIETGDEFEMEFMKLDKNQISDISFVSRMEKLHYLDVSENKLQILNIELFQNLKNLSLLELRENQIQKIEASSMLTFPVKLFGIANNQIADLNIKNWRAPNITSFSVQVNKLQSINTVQLLEAFPRMSSFQYDENPWNCERLKSLQFYIKMRPHKVYNFTRRFATCHDRDMVNNVALKLPELIDLSERKLGDLGGRIRQLIEGNGEGKQLASLQFRVAKTQQILGKMSTGLGKLENTHDKIKRNVDWLDFFDKLNW, encoded by the exons ATGGAACTGATTCATCT ACTCTTCCTCACAACCCGGTTCGCCGTCCGGCAGGACGTTGTGTGGGACATCCGGTGCAACACCGGTTCGCCAAACATTTGCGAGCTGATCGACGTCACGCTGACCGCGGACATCGCCGACCTGCGAACCTTTTTCCCCGCCACCAATCTCCGGATGATCGACGGCTGGATTCCGGTGTTTGATGCGACGATGGCCGGGATGCTGCGCAAGGAGACCAAAGTTCTCGTCATCATGCGGTGTTACGTGCAGTACTTTGTCGTGCGAGAGATGCTGAAAGTGTTGATTCTTACGAGCAATGCGATTAGGAATGTTAGATTGATCGAAACTGGGGATGAATTTGAGATGGAGTTCATGAAActtgataaaaatcaaatttcggaCATTTCATTTGTGTCCCGAATGGAAAAATTACACTACCTTGATGTTTCAGAAAACAAGTTGCAAATTCTAAACATAGAATTATTCCAAAACctcaaaaatttaagtttactCGAACTGAGGGAAAACCAAATCCAAAAGATTGAAGCGTCTTCGATGCTAACCTTCCCAGTCAAGCTCTTTGGAATTGCAAACAACCAAATCGCAGATCTCAACATTAAAAACTGGCGTGCCCCAAACATAACCTCATTCAGCGTCCAGGTCAACAAGCTGCAGTCCATCAACACCGTTCAACTGCTCGAAGCGTTCCCTAGAATGTCAAGCTTCCAGTACGACGAAAATCCGTGGAACTGCGAGCGCCTTAAGTCgcttcaattttacataaaaatgcgACCCCACAAGGTGTACAACTTTACGCGAAGATTTGCCACGTGCCATGACCGGGATATGGTCAACAATGTGGCGCTCAAACTGCCGGAACTGATCGATTTGTCGGAGAGGAAGCTGGGAGATCTGGGAGGACGGATTCGGCAACTCATTGAAGGTAACGGGGAAGGGAAGCAGCTTGCAAGTTTGCAGTTTAGAGTTGCTAAAACGCAGCAAATACTTGGGAAGATGTCCACTGGACTAGGGAAGTTGGAAAATACTcatgataaaataaaaagaaacgtcGATTGGttagatttttttgacaagCTGAACTGGTGA